One window of Mediterraneibacter butyricigenes genomic DNA carries:
- a CDS encoding DUF3847 domain-containing protein → MPDTSKLEKLNRELEKSEKKLRKAINDEKALQHQLKQLTRKERTHRLCTRGGMLESFLQEPERLTDDDVMLLLTLIFHRQDTQELLKKLLEREKPETP, encoded by the coding sequence TTGCCTGATACCTCAAAGCTGGAAAAGCTCAACCGAGAGTTGGAAAAGAGTGAAAAGAAACTGCGGAAAGCCATCAATGATGAAAAGGCATTGCAGCACCAGCTAAAGCAGCTTACCCGAAAAGAACGGACACACCGGCTCTGTACTCGTGGCGGTATGCTGGAAAGTTTTCTGCAAGAGCCGGAACGCCTGACAGATGATGATGTCATGCTGTTGTTGACACTCATTTTTCACAGGCAGGACACGCAGGAACTATTGAAGAAACTGCTGGAACGTGAGAAGCCGGAAACCCCTTAG
- a CDS encoding DeoR family transcriptional regulator, with protein sequence MNFEFMTIGTPLPPCMPFPRALTGFPVSSTAKVMYCRMLDAMLSNGQEDENGILFICFPVTAIAAVLSRSPMTVKRSLNELETAGLIMRVRQGVGEPNRIYVLIPGKEDAALA encoded by the coding sequence ATGAATTTTGAATTTATGACGATAGGCACACCGTTGCCGCCCTGTATGCCCTTTCCCAGAGCGTTGACAGGATTTCCAGTCAGCAGCACCGCAAAGGTCATGTACTGCCGGATGTTGGACGCTATGCTATCCAACGGACAGGAGGACGAGAACGGAATCCTGTTTATCTGCTTCCCTGTCACAGCCATTGCCGCAGTCCTGTCCCGCAGCCCCATGACGGTCAAGCGTTCTCTGAATGAACTGGAAACCGCCGGACTGATCATGCGAGTGCGTCAGGGCGTTGGAGAACCAAACAGGATTTATGTGCTGATACCGGGAAAGGAGGACGCTGCCCTTGCCTGA
- a CDS encoding helix-turn-helix domain-containing protein has protein sequence MKGATSIQERLWELRKDKGLNLEELSELTGISKSALGSYEKEDYKEINHGNLITLADFYGVSVDYLLCRTENREQINTPLTELHLNDEMVALLKGGRINNRLLCELATHKDFIKFLADIEIYVDGIATMQIQNLNALVDTVRHEIIERYRPGEDDPHLKVLQAAHISDDEYFSHMVLDDLNLIIRDIREAHKKDSESAPQTTVADELKENLEAVENFKGSRDEKLVVLYCKQLGINYKNLSDEEFRWLIRILQKSKKTGTPISQRKKR, from the coding sequence ATGAAAGGAGCGACAAGCATACAGGAACGCCTTTGGGAACTCCGCAAGGACAAAGGCTTAAATCTGGAAGAATTATCAGAGCTGACGGGCATTTCCAAATCAGCTCTTGGCAGTTATGAAAAAGAGGATTATAAGGAAATCAATCATGGCAACCTTATCACGCTGGCAGACTTCTATGGGGTTTCCGTTGATTATCTGCTGTGCCGGACAGAGAACCGGGAGCAGATCAACACGCCACTAACAGAGCTGCATTTGAATGATGAGATGGTGGCACTTCTGAAAGGCGGTCGGATTAACAACCGTCTGCTCTGTGAGCTTGCCACTCATAAGGACTTTATCAAGTTTCTTGCGGACATTGAGATTTATGTAGATGGGATTGCCACCATGCAGATTCAAAACCTCAACGCCCTTGTCGATACTGTCCGGCATGAAATCATTGAACGGTATCGCCCCGGCGAAGACGACCCGCATTTGAAAGTGCTGCAAGCCGCCCATATCAGCGATGATGAATATTTCAGCCACATGGTTCTTGATGACCTCAATCTCATTATCCGGGATATTCGGGAAGCCCACAAAAAGGACAGCGAGAGTGCGCCCCAGACCACCGTTGCCGATGAATTGAAAGAAAATTTGGAAGCGGTTGAAAATTTCAAGGGCAGTCGGGATGAAAAGCTGGTTGTCCTTTACTGCAAGCAGCTCGGCATCAACTATAAAAATCTGTCAGACGAAGAATTTCGCTGGCTCATTCGGATTCTACAAAAATCAAAGAAAACAGGAACTCCTATCAGTCAAAGGAAAAAACGGTAA
- a CDS encoding nucleotidyltransferase domain-containing protein, whose protein sequence is MGRKEITTKEDLMKVIELFENTGITYWLDGGWGVDILAGKQTRIHRDIDINFDAQHTEKLLNVLLNLGYKIDTDWKPVRIELYSDELGYLDIHPFVLSEDGTSKQADLEGGWYEFEKDYFGSAFFEGKTIPCISLKGQRVFHSGYELRDKDKHDISILESLSK, encoded by the coding sequence ATGGGTAGAAAAGAAATAACAACAAAAGAAGATTTAATGAAAGTAATAGAATTATTCGAAAATACTGGAATTACATACTGGTTGGATGGCGGATGGGGTGTAGATATTTTAGCTGGTAAACAAACAAGAATTCATAGAGATATAGATATAAATTTTGATGCTCAACATACGGAAAAATTGTTAAATGTGCTTTTGAATCTGGGCTATAAAATTGATACAGACTGGAAACCGGTTAGAATAGAGTTATATAGTGATGAACTTGGTTACTTAGACATTCACCCGTTCGTTTTAAGTGAGGACGGAACTTCAAAACAAGCTGATTTAGAGGGTGGCTGGTATGAGTTTGAAAAAGATTACTTTGGTAGTGCTTTTTTTGAAGGAAAAACAATTCCTTGTATATCCTTAAAAGGCCAAAGAGTTTTCCATTCAGGTTATGAATTAAGAGATAAAGATAAGCATGATATTTCAATTCTTGAAAGTTTATCAAAATAA
- a CDS encoding TnpV protein: MSELKPRIKENGIDYILVGDYYIPDLKLPEEHRPIGKYGRMHREYLREVCPARLHTLTLTGELWTYLADLNEQAQKRLDTIMEQMKAAEGVTEELKRTRQMEWVQRCNNIHNRAEEIVLHEMIYS; encoded by the coding sequence ATGAGCGAATTGAAACCAAGAATAAAAGAAAACGGAATTGATTATATCCTTGTTGGAGATTACTACATCCCGGACTTGAAGTTGCCGGAGGAACACCGCCCCATCGGAAAGTACGGACGGATGCACCGGGAATATTTAAGAGAAGTCTGCCCAGCCAGATTACACACATTGACCCTGACCGGGGAATTGTGGACATATCTTGCAGACCTGAACGAACAGGCACAGAAACGGTTAGACACCATCATGGAGCAGATGAAAGCTGCCGAGGGCGTGACCGAGGAATTGAAGCGTACCCGTCAAATGGAATGGGTGCAGCGTTGCAATAACATTCACAACCGGGCAGAAGAAATTGTTTTACATGAGATGATTTATTCATAA
- a CDS encoding helix-turn-helix domain-containing protein, translated as MHISYKPLWHTLLERDMRKEDLRLAAGMTTNMIANMSKEGKHISMDTLARICETLNCEITDVIELVPDEPASTGGKEHERIETKNKRKRN; from the coding sequence ATGCACATCAGCTATAAACCACTCTGGCACACACTGTTAGAGCGTGATATGAGAAAAGAGGATTTAAGGCTTGCCGCTGGTATGACAACAAATATGATTGCCAACATGAGCAAAGAGGGAAAGCACATCAGCATGGATACATTAGCCCGTATCTGCGAAACGCTGAATTGTGAGATTACCGATGTGATTGAGTTAGTACCAGACGAGCCTGCTTCCACAGGAGGTAAGGAACATGAGCGAATTGAAACCAAGAATAAAAGAAAACGGAATTGA